The Halomonas denitrificans genome window below encodes:
- a CDS encoding MgtC/SapB family protein encodes MLEFLEPLLKLLFAFVLAMPAAINRERYSQIMGLRTFPLVSMGACAYAVVALGVLDPSDSDATARIMQGILTGIGFIGGGAILKGDNRVRGTATAATIWGLGAMGTAVAFEQWGVAIALSVVSWLALSVLFDLKEEVDHDYDREKDVDRDETDD; translated from the coding sequence ATGCTGGAATTCCTGGAACCGCTGCTGAAGCTTCTGTTCGCGTTCGTGCTGGCCATGCCGGCGGCCATCAACCGCGAGCGCTACAGCCAGATCATGGGCCTGCGGACGTTTCCGCTCGTGTCCATGGGTGCCTGCGCCTACGCCGTGGTCGCCCTGGGCGTGCTGGATCCGTCCGATAGCGACGCGACCGCCCGCATCATGCAGGGCATCCTGACCGGCATCGGCTTCATTGGCGGCGGTGCCATCCTGAAAGGCGACAATCGAGTTCGCGGCACCGCGACCGCAGCCACGATCTGGGGCCTGGGCGCCATGGGCACGGCGGTTGCCTTCGAGCAGTGGGGCGTCGCGATCGCACTCAGCGTCGTCAGCTGGCTGGCGCTCAGCGTGCTGTTCGACCTCAAGGAAGAAGTCGATCACGACTACGACCGGGAAAAGGACGTCGACCGGGACGAAACAGACGATTGA
- a CDS encoding rhodanese-like domain-containing protein, whose protein sequence is MRQNLSAVRLTLFLSALLLALPLAAQQSEPADDNPNIYPRMAARLVELGVPVLDVRSEEEVAETGMVEGATRISHDRLDEIERFLDEEFGDDDNAAVVLYCGSGRRASRVIEAMRERGYGGLVNAGGYEDLVQALDSAGDEG, encoded by the coding sequence ATGCGTCAGAACCTGTCTGCTGTTCGCCTCACCCTGTTCCTCTCCGCCCTTCTGCTGGCCCTGCCCCTGGCCGCCCAGCAATCCGAGCCGGCGGACGACAACCCGAACATCTACCCCCGGATGGCCGCGCGGTTGGTCGAACTGGGCGTGCCGGTGCTCGATGTCCGCTCCGAGGAGGAAGTCGCCGAGACCGGCATGGTCGAGGGCGCGACCCGGATCTCGCACGACCGGCTCGACGAGATCGAACGCTTCCTCGACGAGGAGTTCGGCGACGACGACAACGCCGCCGTCGTGCTCTACTGCGGCTCGGGCCGGCGGGCCAGTCGGGTGATCGAGGCGATGCGCGAGCGCGGCTATGGCGGCCTGGTCAATGCCGGCGGTTACGAGGACCTGGTCCAGGCGCTGGACAGCGCGGGCGACGAGGGTTGA
- a CDS encoding translocation/assembly module TamB domain-containing protein codes for MKKRTLVRLGLALAVLVGVLLLAAMIAWWWLTATRSGAEFLLGQAQSRTERLEWSRAEGSLSDGLVLDDLEFAQAGLEVSAGRIDLAVGLTPFPPFDVQIERLALTDVTVTLPPADPDAQAEPFRPGNYALPIPVGVDRLRLDGLTVNDADGAELLRIERAALSGSAFAALHLERLEVESPQGTLRLQGRAGLAEPWTMDLDAELRPVLDDLDLAADVALDGPLDRLSIGADLRGAVRGQLEAELRGLPDPGALSGRLDWTGAIVNWPGLDGRIDEMEIHIEGRAGDWQADAESRVALARAPETDVSLEARGGADAIEQATLVARLLDGELRATGQANWAEAPTGSATIELSGLDFTSLYPEWPSQARLAGTVEARVTPEAVVVEGFALQAPPAELRVDGQGRYRFEDRHASVALDWTELVWPPVLDDSEPLFSSAAGRFEGRGTLEEWQAELGAWLQLPDQPRTRVEIDAEGDRTQARIERGMIRPDDAGQLRFSGRAGLGEVPTADLDLALERFDPGVFVPQLPGRVDGQARLDLAGEDLALEIRSLGGQIRGQPLAGDGELRIAGTRVERASVELALGENRAVIDRPGPTAWTVSIDADRLDQVWPTLAGELTADTVVRTDERRLEWELASPGVIVGARRAGALQSRGVVEWGEQPSATARITAEDIDLNPWERLDRVELTLVGDCRQHRLNAYASGTRATLDLAAGGMLADCANPAEAWQGQIDRLVIAETPLGLWRLDRPLEIAYGADRITAGPACLWTTGHDGRLCLNELDAAVGPSASEGRAAVAFNAVPTDLVLLPLDPAFSIGTELRGLARVAWDGAGLTGVDGRLLMDSGPVQLLGTDGELLTIEGADLALASPEPRSVQADLDLRLEGASTIVGRVAIPNVNDPSTTSIDGRLSLNLPRLSAFNRLVPQLDRLQGRLDAELTVAGPLLAPEFDGEARLREGRIVHAPYGMDLTAIDLTLDADQTGGRLTGAFQAGDGRARIDGRMARETGAWRGRVAVDGEGLQLFDAEWLRMTISPDLAARFEADGLELDGTLVVDSALLGLPPGSESRIQPSDDVVIVGAEPEDEDAAAETAPIRPIVGTVGLRLGDDVRMEAAGMTTRLAGELDITWNGDGMMPTADGRIQLVDGAYRSYGQNLEVRSGDVIFSNRPIDNPRLDIEAVREIFGDPSVEYAGVQIRGPAQDPEIELFTTPPSSRAKALAYVLTGAEFDHAAGQGAFNVGFWVLPRLFVSYGLGLFDTGNVLAARFELSRRWGLRATSGESDTGADVSFMIDR; via the coding sequence GTGAAGAAGCGAACCCTCGTCCGCCTGGGGCTGGCACTGGCCGTTCTCGTCGGCGTTCTGTTGCTCGCGGCGATGATCGCCTGGTGGTGGCTGACCGCCACCCGGAGCGGCGCGGAGTTCTTACTCGGCCAGGCCCAGTCGAGGACCGAGCGGCTCGAGTGGTCGCGCGCCGAAGGCAGCCTGAGCGACGGCCTGGTGCTCGACGACCTCGAGTTCGCGCAGGCCGGACTCGAGGTCTCGGCCGGCCGCATCGACCTCGCGGTGGGCCTCACGCCGTTCCCCCCGTTCGACGTACAGATCGAACGCCTTGCGCTGACCGACGTGACCGTCACGCTGCCGCCGGCCGACCCCGACGCGCAGGCCGAACCGTTCCGGCCCGGCAACTACGCGCTGCCGATCCCGGTGGGGGTGGACCGGCTCCGGCTCGACGGCCTGACGGTCAACGACGCCGACGGCGCGGAACTGCTGCGAATCGAGCGCGCCGCCCTGTCCGGCTCGGCCTTCGCCGCACTGCATCTCGAGCGCCTCGAGGTCGAGTCGCCGCAGGGCACGCTGCGCCTGCAGGGTCGGGCCGGCCTGGCCGAGCCGTGGACGATGGACCTCGACGCGGAGCTCCGCCCCGTGCTCGACGACCTCGACCTGGCCGCCGACGTCGCGCTGGACGGCCCGCTGGACCGCCTGTCCATCGGCGCGGACCTGCGCGGCGCCGTGCGCGGGCAGCTGGAGGCCGAGCTGCGCGGCCTGCCCGACCCGGGCGCCTTGAGCGGTCGCCTGGACTGGACCGGCGCGATCGTGAACTGGCCCGGCCTGGACGGGCGGATCGACGAGATGGAAATCCATATCGAAGGCCGGGCCGGCGACTGGCAGGCGGACGCCGAGTCGCGGGTCGCCCTCGCCCGGGCGCCGGAGACGGACGTGTCGCTGGAGGCCCGGGGCGGAGCGGACGCGATCGAGCAGGCCACGCTGGTCGCGCGCCTGCTCGACGGCGAGCTTCGGGCCACCGGGCAGGCGAACTGGGCCGAGGCCCCGACCGGGTCGGCCACGATCGAACTGTCCGGCCTGGACTTTACCTCGCTGTACCCGGAATGGCCCAGCCAGGCGCGTCTCGCCGGCACGGTCGAGGCGCGGGTGACCCCCGAAGCGGTGGTGGTCGAAGGCTTCGCCCTGCAGGCGCCGCCGGCCGAACTGCGCGTCGATGGCCAGGGCCGCTACCGGTTCGAGGACCGGCACGCGTCGGTTGCCCTGGACTGGACCGAACTGGTCTGGCCGCCGGTGCTCGACGACAGCGAGCCGCTGTTTTCCAGCGCCGCCGGGCGCTTCGAGGGCCGCGGCACGCTGGAGGAATGGCAGGCCGAGCTCGGCGCGTGGCTGCAGCTGCCCGACCAGCCCCGGACCCGGGTCGAGATCGACGCCGAAGGCGATCGGACGCAGGCCCGGATCGAGCGCGGGATGATCCGGCCCGACGATGCCGGACAGCTTCGCTTTTCCGGCCGCGCCGGCCTCGGCGAGGTGCCGACGGCCGACCTGGACCTCGCGCTGGAACGCTTCGATCCGGGCGTTTTCGTCCCGCAGCTGCCGGGCCGGGTCGACGGACAGGCCCGGCTGGACCTGGCCGGCGAGGACCTGGCACTGGAAATCCGCTCGCTGGGCGGCCAGATCCGCGGCCAGCCGCTGGCCGGCGACGGCGAGCTGCGCATCGCCGGCACCCGCGTGGAACGCGCGTCGGTGGAGCTGGCGCTCGGCGAGAACCGCGCCGTGATCGACCGCCCGGGCCCAACGGCATGGACCGTGTCGATCGACGCGGACCGGCTCGACCAGGTCTGGCCGACGCTTGCCGGAGAGCTGACCGCCGATACCGTGGTCCGGACCGACGAACGCCGGCTCGAGTGGGAGCTCGCCAGTCCCGGGGTGATCGTCGGCGCGCGGCGCGCCGGCGCGCTCCAATCGCGCGGGGTGGTCGAGTGGGGCGAGCAACCCTCGGCCACGGCGCGCATCACGGCCGAGGACATCGACCTGAACCCCTGGGAGCGGCTCGACCGGGTCGAACTGACGCTGGTCGGCGATTGCCGGCAGCACCGGCTCAACGCTTACGCCAGCGGGACCCGCGCCACGCTGGACCTGGCCGCGGGCGGAATGTTGGCGGATTGCGCGAACCCGGCCGAGGCGTGGCAGGGACAGATCGACCGCCTGGTGATCGCCGAAACCCCGCTCGGCCTGTGGCGCCTCGACCGGCCGCTGGAGATCGCCTACGGGGCGGATCGCATCACGGCCGGCCCCGCCTGCCTGTGGACCACGGGCCACGACGGCCGACTGTGCCTGAACGAACTCGATGCGGCCGTCGGCCCGTCGGCGAGCGAAGGCCGGGCCGCGGTGGCATTCAATGCGGTGCCGACCGACCTGGTGCTGTTGCCGCTGGACCCGGCCTTCTCGATCGGCACGGAGTTGCGCGGCCTGGCCCGGGTCGCCTGGGACGGCGCCGGCCTCACCGGCGTCGACGGCCGCCTGCTGATGGATTCGGGACCGGTGCAGCTGCTGGGCACCGATGGCGAACTGCTGACCATCGAGGGCGCCGACCTGGCGCTGGCCTCGCCCGAACCGCGATCGGTGCAGGCCGACCTGGACCTGCGTCTCGAAGGCGCCAGCACTATCGTGGGCCGGGTCGCCATCCCGAACGTCAACGATCCGTCGACCACGAGCATCGACGGTCGCCTGTCCCTGAACCTGCCGCGCTTGTCCGCCTTCAATCGCCTGGTCCCGCAGCTGGATCGGCTGCAGGGCCGCCTCGACGCCGAACTTACGGTCGCAGGCCCGTTGCTCGCCCCCGAGTTCGACGGCGAGGCCCGGCTCCGCGAAGGCCGGATCGTGCACGCCCCCTACGGCATGGACCTGACCGCGATCGATCTCACGCTCGACGCGGACCAGACCGGCGGCCGATTGACGGGCGCCTTCCAAGCCGGGGACGGCCGGGCCCGGATCGACGGCCGCATGGCCAGGGAGACCGGCGCCTGGCGCGGGCGGGTCGCCGTCGACGGAGAGGGCCTGCAGCTGTTCGATGCGGAGTGGCTGCGGATGACGATCAGCCCCGACCTCGCGGCTCGCTTCGAGGCCGACGGCCTCGAGCTCGACGGAACCCTGGTCGTGGACTCGGCCCTGCTCGGCCTGCCCCCGGGCTCCGAATCCCGGATCCAGCCCTCGGACGACGTGGTCATCGTCGGCGCCGAACCCGAGGACGAGGACGCTGCTGCCGAAACCGCGCCGATTCGCCCGATCGTCGGGACCGTCGGGCTGCGCCTGGGCGACGACGTGAGGATGGAAGCCGCCGGCATGACCACCCGGCTGGCCGGCGAACTGGACATCACCTGGAACGGCGACGGAATGATGCCCACGGCCGACGGCCGCATCCAGCTGGTCGACGGGGCCTATCGTTCCTACGGCCAGAACCTGGAAGTGCGCAGCGGCGACGTGATCTTCTCCAACCGGCCGATCGACAATCCGCGCCTGGACATCGAGGCGGTCCGCGAGATCTTCGGCGACCCGTCGGTCGAATACGCGGGGGTCCAGATCCGGGGCCCGGCCCAGGACCCGGAGATCGAGCTGTTCACCACGCCGCCGTCGAGCCGGGCGAAGGCGCTGGCCTACGTGCTCACCGGGGCCGAGTTCGATCACGCGGCCGGCCAGGGCGCGTTCAACGTCGGGTTCTGGGTGCTGCCGCGGCTGTTCGTCAGCTACGGCCTGGGCCTGTTCGACACCGGCAACGTGCTGGCGGCCCGCTTCGAACTGTCGCGCCGGTGGGGCCTGCGGGCCACGTCGGGCGAAAGCGACACCGGCGCCGACGTGAGCTTTATGATAGATCGCTGA
- a CDS encoding DUF3144 domain-containing protein — translation MTEVNEQQKQQLEAHNRATTAFIDLANKLSKESGQDVKIVSAALMAASGIYATFIAAGNEGYLGPGGVDKVAQLYKNNLGYIQERKKAELKMQGKDAKPLGGSDTMVTAPNAEALARENEGGAKSD, via the coding sequence ATGACCGAAGTCAACGAACAGCAGAAGCAGCAGCTCGAAGCGCACAACCGAGCGACCACCGCCTTCATCGACCTGGCCAACAAGCTGTCGAAGGAAAGCGGCCAGGACGTCAAGATCGTCTCTGCCGCACTGATGGCCGCGTCGGGCATCTACGCGACCTTCATCGCCGCCGGAAACGAGGGCTACCTCGGGCCGGGTGGCGTCGACAAGGTCGCGCAGCTGTACAAGAACAACCTGGGCTACATCCAGGAGCGCAAGAAGGCCGAGCTGAAGATGCAGGGCAAGGACGCCAAGCCGCTCGGCGGTTCCGACACCATGGTCACGGCGCCGAACGCCGAGGCGCTGGCCAGGGAAAACGAAGGCGGCGCGAAGAGCGACTGA